The Setaria viridis chromosome 6, Setaria_viridis_v4.0, whole genome shotgun sequence genome contains a region encoding:
- the LOC117860371 gene encoding bZIP transcription factor 27 produces MEPERGDAAELLVWGTTGAGNNDDGAAAACLCPAAVAAAPGSVFPRHALEQEMLRRGDLQLQGGVGDRRRERKMKNRESAARSRARRYAYVNELEKEVSALRAENEELRKLCEELKEAAEAPAKKAPQRLQRTSSATF; encoded by the exons ATGGAGCCGGAACGAGGGGACGCGGCGGAGCTGCTCGTGTGGGGGACGACGGGCGCCGGCAACAACGACGACGGTGCCGCCGCGGCGTGCCTCTGCCCCGCCGCAGTGGCAGCCGCCCCAGGTTCTGTGTTCCCCCGCCACGcgctggagcaggagatgctgCGCCGCGGCGACCTGCAGCTGCAGGGCGGCGTGGGCGACCGGCGCAGGGAGCGGAAGATGAAGAACCGCGAGTCGGCGGCGCGGTCCCGCGCGCGCCGGTACGCGTACGTGAACGAGCTGGAGAAGGAGGTGAGCGCCCTCCGCGCTGAGAACGAGGAGCTCAGGAAGCTCTGCGAGGAG CTGAaggaggccgcggaggcgccGGCGAAGAAGGCTCCCCAGCGGCTGCAGAGGACGTCATCCGCGACATTCTAG
- the LOC117861441 gene encoding beta-galactosidase 11 yields MAPGAAAAWELTKKGTVVSYDRRSLMIDGRREIFFSGSIHYPRSPPDMWPDLIAKAKEGGLNVIESYVFWNIHEPEKGVLNFEGRYDMVKFFKMIQEHDMYAIVRVGPFIQAEWNHGGLPYWLREVPDIIFRTNNEPFKMLMEKFVNLIVKKLKDANLFASQGGPIILAQIENEYQHLEAAFKEEGTKYINWAAKMAQATNTGVPWFMCKQTKAPGEVIPTCNGRNCGDTWPGPTNKTMPLLWTENWTAQYRVFGDPPSQRSAEDLAFAVARFFSVGGTMTNYYMYHGGTNFGRTAAAFVMPKYYDEAPLDEFGLYKEPKWGHLRDLHQALRLCKKALLWGTPSVQKLGKQFEARVFELKEQNVCVAFLSNHNTKDDVTMTFRGQPYFVPRHSISILADCKTVVFSTQHVNAQHNQRTFHFTDQTVQNNVWQMFDEEKVPKYKQAKIRTRKAQELYNLTKDKTDYVWYTSSFKLEADDMPFRRDVRPVLEVNSHGHASVAFVNNVFVGCGHGTKMNKAFLLQKPMNLKMGVNHVAVLSSTLGMMDSGAYLEHREAGIDRVQILGLNAGTLDLTNNGWGHIIGLVGEQKEIYTEKGMGSVTWKPAVKDKPLTWYKRHFDMPSGEDPVVLDLSPMGKGMMYVNGEGIGRYWISYKHALGRPSQQLYHVPRSFLREKNNVLVLFEEEGGHPDAIMILTVKRDNICTFISEKNPAHIKSWQRTDSQITAKGGGDLKPKATLSCPLKKVIQQVVFASFGNPQGICGNYTAGSCHTPRAKEVAEKACLGQRTCTLPVAADVYGGDLNCPGTTATLAVQVKCSKRSPGAPAAAAQ; encoded by the exons atggcgcccggcgccgcggcggcgtgggagctcaccaagaagggcACCGTGGTCTCCTACGACCGCCGCTCGCTCATGATCGACGGCCGCCGGGAGATCTTCTTCTCCGGGTCCATCCACTACCCGCGGAGCCCGCCGGACATGTGGCCCGACCTCATTGCCAAGGCCAAGGAGGGCGGCCTCAACGTCATCGAGAGCTACGTCTTCTGGAACATCCACGAGCCCGAGAAGGGCGTG ctcaacttcgagggccGGTACGACATGGTCAAGTTCTTCAAGATGATCCAGGAGCACGACATGTACGCCATCGTCCGGGTCGGGCCCTTCATCCAGGCCGAATGGAACCATGG AGGCCTGCCCTACTGGCTAAGGGAAGTGCCTGACATTATCTTCCGGACGAACAACGAGCCATTCAAG ATGCTCATGGAGAAGTTTGTGAACCTCATAGTGAAAAAGCTCAAGGACGCCAACCTGTTTGCGTCGCAGGGAGGTCCCATCATTCTAGCACAG ATTGAGAATGAGTATCAGCACCTGGAGGCGGCGTTCAAAGAGGAGGGCACCAAGTATATCAACTGGGCAGCGAAGATGGCCCAAGCTACCAACACCGGCGTGCCATGGTTCATGTGCAAGCAGACCAAAGCTCCTGGTGAAGTG ATCCCAACCTGCAATGGGAGGAATTGTGGAGATACATGGCCTGGTCCGACCAACAAGACCATGCCTCTCTTGTGGACTGAGAACTGGACAGCGCA GTACAGGGTATTTGGTGATCCACCATCCCAGCGTTCGGCTGAGGACCTTGCATTCGCTGTGGCGCGTTTCTTCTCTGTCGGGGGTACTATGACAAACTATTACATG TATCATGGGGGTACGAACTTTGGAAGGACAGCTGCTGCTTTTGTGATGCCAAAATACTACGACGAGGCGCCTCTCGATGAATTTG GCCTGTACAAGGAGCCTAAATGGGGCCACCTCAGGGACCTGCACCAGGCGCTGAGGCTTTGCAAGAAGGCCCTGCTATGGGGGACGCCGTCAGTACAGAAGCTGGGCAAGCAATTCGAGGCGAGGGTGTTCGAGTTGAAGGAGCAGAACGTGTGCGTGGCGTTCCTCTCCAACCACAACACCAAGGACGACGTGACCATGACATTCCGGGGACAGCCCTACTTCGTTCCACGCCATTCCATCAGCATCCTCGCCGACTGCAAGACCGTCGTCTTCAGCACCCAGCAC GTGAACGCACAGCACAATCAGAGGACGTTCCACTTCACGGACCAGACGGTGCAGAACAACGTATGGCAGATGTTTGACGAGGAGAAGGTCCCCAAGTACAAGCAGGCCAAGATCAGGACGCGCAAGGCACAGGAGCTCTACAACCTAACCAAGGACAAAACTGACTACGTCTGGTACACCTCCAG CTTCAAGTTGGAGGCCGACGACATGCCGTTCCGCCGCGACGTCCGTCCTGTGCTCGAGGTCAACAGCCATGGCCACGCCTCGGTGGCGTTTGTCAACAACGTCTTCGTAG GATGCGGTCACGGGACCAAGATGAACAAGGCGTTCTTGCTCCAGAAGCCCATGAACCTGAAAATGGGCGTCAACCACGTCGCCGTCTTGTCATCGACGCTGGGAATGATG GACAGTGGCGCTTACCTGGAGCACCGGGAGGCCGGCATCGACAGGGTGCAGATCCTGGGCCTCAACGCGGGCACGCTGGACCTGACGAATAACGGCTGGGGCCACATCATCGGCCTCGTCGGCGAGCAGAAGGAGATCTACACCGAGAAGGGCATGGGGAGCGTCACCTGGAAGCCCGCCGTGAAGGACAAGCCGCTCACATGGTACAAG AGGCACTTCGACATGCCGTCGGGAGAGGACCCGGTGGTGCTCGACCTGAGCCCGATGGGCAAGGGCATGATGTACGTCAACGGCGAGGGCATCGGCCGCTACTGGATCTCATACAAGCACGCCCTCGGTCGGCCATCACAGCAGCT GTACCACGTGCCGAGATCCTTCTTGCGCGAGAAGAACAATGTGCTGGTGCTGTTCGAGGAGGAAGGCGGGCATCCGGACGCGATCATGATCCTGACGGTGAAGCGCGACAACATCTGCACCTTCATCTCGGAGAAGAACCCGGCGCACATCAAGTCGTGGCAGCGCACGGACAGCCAGATCACGGCGAAGGGGGGCGGCGACCTCAAGCCCAAGGCGACGCTGTCGTGCCCGCTCAAGAAGGTGATCCAGCAGGTGGTGTTCGCGAGCTTCGGCAACCCGCAGGGCATCTGCGGCAACTACACCGCCGGCAGCTGCCACACGCCGCGCGCCAAGGAGGTGGCGGAGAAGGCCTGCCTGGGGCAGCGGACCTGCACGCTCCCCGTGGCCGCCGATGTGTACGGCGGCGACCTCAACTGCCCCGGCACCACGGCGACGCTCGCCGTGCAGGTCAAGTGCTCCAAGAGgtcgcccggcgcccccgccgccgccgcacaatAA
- the LOC117861563 gene encoding acyl carrier protein 3, chloroplastic produces MASIAGSALSFARPVKAVNTSSLSFSAARKGNAFLRLHSVPKRFAVCYAAKKDTVDKVCEIVKKQLAVPEGTEVCGASKFSDLGADSLDTVEIVMGLEEEFDISVEESSAQSIATVEDAAELIDKLVAEKSL; encoded by the exons ATGGCCTCCATCGCCGGATCCGCCCTCTCCTTCGCCAGGCCCGTCAAG GCAGTCAACACGAGCTCGCTCTCTTTCTCTGCTGCGAGGAAGGGCAATGCATTCCTCCGCCTGCATTCAGTGCCCAAGAGATTTGCTGTTTGCTATGCA GCTAAGAAGGATACAGTGGACAAGGTTTGTGAAATTGTGAAGAAGCAGCTCGCTGTTCCAGAGGGCACTGAAGTTTGTGGTGCCTCTAAGTTCTCTGATCTTGGTGCAGATTCACTTGATACG GTTGAGATCGTGATGGGCCTTGAGGAGGAGTTCGACATCAGCGTCGAGGAATCAAGCGCGCAGTCAATTGCGACAGTTGAGGATGCTGCCGAGCTCATTGACAAGCTTGTTGCTGAGAAATCACTCTGA